In Palaemon carinicauda isolate YSFRI2023 chromosome 1, ASM3689809v2, whole genome shotgun sequence, the genomic stretch TATGGCATGAGAAGGGTACGAAAATGGATGGATGTCTGTCGGCGACCCTCGAAGTAAGATCATTGCCAAAAGTAAAAAGCTGAACCGGTTTTAAAGAGTTTTTGCCAATCGTATATTTCACATGGCAGAGATTCCATTTCTCACGTGGGTCATAaggcaggggtgccattcgtacgataattatcgtacatgtacgattctTTTAGGtctagtacgatgtacgatacatgccttatgtatatacatatatgtgtgtgtgtttgattaaacaattatactaaaatattttgaaataagtcaatcatgtaactcgtaaataattattttgaaactacgataattttggttgacaaacgacaattttaaggttcatgtacgataatccagtcgaataaTTTGGCAACCCTGGCTCATAACAGACCACCAATATCCTTGTTGATATCAATATGCAGGAAAGTTCCAAGGAAGCTTGATATATTCAATGATGATTTctattggatataaaaaaaaactcaatgagGTCAGACTTCAAATAATATGGAGCCATTTTTCTTGCAGAAAGTGCGTCATTAACTTAGGGTAATCCTATCATCGACTTCTTTGTGACATAATAACCCTTTTCACCCAcattggacgtaccggtacgttcttggaAAACActcttatttacatgtttttgcatatttttgataactttatgagaaacttcaggcattttccaaaagaatgagaccaacctgacctctctatgataaaacttaaggctggaaaaaaaaaaaacatatagcaaaatgtgcttgaaagttcaacataccttgggggtaaaagggtcaaaaGATTTGTCCATGAAATGACCTGTGTCAACTTCGAGTCCTATTGGCTCGTTCAATACCTTGCTCATCTGATCCCACAGCGTTCGAAGAGCCATCTAATGAGCATTATTAGAATGACAGGACAAGGTAGTATGAGAAAGATCATTCAAATTcacaaaatattttacatatattcaaCTTATGAATAATCAGAATTAATAAGATAAGATAATCTTTGGAAGTTTCGTGGTAAGCTGAACTTTTCTTTGAtaagtgtaaattattattatcattattatttatttcgggagtagaccctcttttaagcaggttttactgaaagtgattgctgcctcagtggcgttaattttgtaattaactttttctattgttcttattatttttttctcttcatttgaacaatccgccagtaactgggaaagggacatatcaataggaaggtgatgaagaccatatcattcacaatttgtctttaatatatcacaacacattgtaaaagtacagataatatgtacaaagtataaaacattgTGATAGTGCTTTATACTTTGTACAGTTAGAATATGCTTAAAACTTCTGTTTTTTCCCAAAGGCAGTACGCATAATCATGATGGAGTCCAGGGCTAAATCATGAATAATAATCACTGAATAATGAAAACGTCGCTGGGAGCATGATGAACCCCCATTTCGTCGACTCATAATTGACGGAATCAGGAGATTCATCTCCATATTCTTGTCTTGTTGGGAATTACTCTGATTATCTTTTTCATGCAAAAtacattgtgtgtgagagagagagagagagagagagagagagagagagagagagagagagagagagagagagagagagagagagcatctctttTGAAGGGCAACATTCCCGACCCTTCTTTCCTTAAGAACAGtattacctatagtccatttcttttagcgaggcagatttgcatcgactcgcagcggtgcccttttagctcggaaaagtttcctgatcgctgattggttagaattatcttgtccaaccaatcagcgatcaggaaacttttgcgagctaaaagggcaccgctgcgagtcggtgcaaatcggcctcgctaaaaaaaatggactatagtcaaggcCTTTCTGTTTTTATGCCATAAAAGTGTTATGTCGGAGACACATGTTTAACTCTGTTTTTGTCTTAGTTGAATGTGGCATAAGGTCAAGCaaagatttctttttattaatggggtataaatattaaaagaacaatatttcaaaaataaaactttataggtAAACCAGTAAGCATTCAAAATATTTAGAAACTTCACGAGCACTTCACGAGATGTTTCCACTCTTTGCATACAGCGTATGGCTTCCGTAAATTTGGGCATACGCTTGTTAATGATGATCTCAATGCACTTCGAAAACCTTCTACaccattgtggaatgatcttcctaatcgggtggttgaatcagtagaacttcaaaagttcaaagttggagcaaatgcttttttgttgaccaggcggacatgagtctttttatagtttatttatgacatatttgtttttgatgttgttaatagtttatatatgacatatctgttttgacgttgttgcctttttttagaatgatttattgttaatttgttctcttcatttatttatttccttatttcctttcctcacagggctatttttccctgttggatcccctgggcttatggcatcttgcttttccaactagggttgtagcttggataataataataataataataataataataataataataataataataataataataataataataattgtatctcAGAATCTTAGAAGAGATTCCCACCTCCTGCGTCGTGCTTTCGTTTTCCATTAAATGCGAATAAAAGGGATTCCAATAGAAAATTTAATTCCTCCGATATATTGCCAATGTGAGGCAGCATTTAAAAAAGCATTAAAGCTATTGGAAGAAATGTTATAGAATTAAAACTTCCTTTCAAAGGGGAAACACTGTTTTTCTGGCAAAATCACATATTTTCCATCAAACATGATTGCCCAAAatcaaacaaacatttaaaaagcatTAAAGCTATTGGAAGAAATGTTATAGAATTAAAACTTCCTTTCAAAGGCGAAACACTGTTTTTCTGGCAAAATCACATATTTTCCATCAAACATTATTGCCCAAAatcaaacaaacatttaaaaagcatTAAAGCTATTGGAAGAAATATTATAGAATTAAAACTTCCTTTCAAAGGCGAAACACTGTCTTTTCTGGCAAAATCACATATTTTCCATCAAACATGATTGCCCAAAatcaaacaaacatttaaaaagcatTAAAGCTATTGGAAGAAATGTTATAGAATTAAAACTTCCTTTCAAAGGGGGAAACACTGTTTTTCTGGCAAAATCACATATTTTCCATCAAACATGATTGCCCAAAatcaaacaaacatttaaaaagcatTAAAGCTATTGGAAGAAATTTTATCGAATTAAAACTTCCCTTCAAAGGGGAAACACTGTTTTTTCTGGCAAAATCACACATTTTCATCAAACATGATTGCCCAAAatcaaacaaacatttaaaaagcatTAAAGCTATTGGAAGAAATGTTATAGAAATAAAACTTCCTTTCAAAGGGGAAACACTTTTTTTCTGGCAAAATCACATATTTTCCATCAAACATGATTGCCCAAAatcaaacaaacatttaaaaagcatTAAAGCTATTGGAAGAAATGCTATAGAATTAAAACTTCCTTTCAAAGGGGAAACACTGTTTTTCTGGCAAAATCACATATTTTCCATCAAACATGATTGCCCAAAatcaaacaaacatttaaaaagcatTAGAGCTATTGGAAGAAATGTTATCGAATTAAAACTTCCTTTCAAGGGGAAACTGTTTTTTCTGGCAAAATCGCATATTTTCCATCAAACATGATTGCCCAAAatcaaacaaacatttaaaaagcatTAAAGCTATTGGAAGAAATGCTATAGAATTAAAACTTCCTTTCAAAGGGGAAACACTGTTATGGCAAAATCACATATTTTCCATCAAACATGATTGCCCAAAatcaaacaaacatttaaaaagcatTAAAGCTATTGGAAGAAATGTTATAGATTTAAAACTTCCTTTCAAAGGGGAAACACTGTTTTTCTGGCAAAATCACATATTTCCATCAAACATGATTGCCCAAAatcaaacaaacatttaaaaagcatTAAAGCTATTGGAAGAAATGTTATAGAATTAAAACTTCCTTTCAAAGGGGATACACTGTTTTTTCTGGCAAAATCACATATTTTCATCAAACATGATTGCCCAAAatcaaacaaacatttaaaaagcatTAAAGCTATTGGAAGAAATGCTATAGAATTAAAACTTCCTTTCAAAGGGGATACACTGTTTTTTCTGGCAAAATCACATATTTTCATCAAACATGATTGCCCAAAATCAAACAaccatttaaaaaacattaaagctATTGGAAGAAATATTATAGAATTAAAACTTCCTTTCAAAGGGGAAACACTGTTTTTTCTGGCAAAATCAAACATTTTCCATCAAACATGATTGCCCAAAatcaaacaaacatttaaaaagcatTAAAGCTATTGGAAGAAATGTTATAGAATTAAAACTTCCTTTCAAAGGGGAAACACTGTTTTTTCTGGCAAAATCACATATTTTCCATCAAACGTGATTGCCCAAAATCAAACAAACTGACAATTATAAATAGACTTGGAAAAACAATCGAGAAGGATAGGTGAATTACTTTCTCGAAGTTCATTAAGAAGTCAAAAAGACAAATATTTGTGAGTAACTCAAGAATAACTTCAAATAGTCTCTTATGAGATCTCTGTTTATTCTGATGAAAGAGCAAATATACGTAGGCAAAAGGAATTTCAATTCATATGAACTAACAGTCGGCTCCAAAGATGTGaaaatacgattattattattattattattattatattattattatggttttttgttgaccaggcggacatgagtcttttcatagtttatttaggacatatttgtttttgatgttgttaatagtttatatatgacatgtctgttttgacgttgttacttattttagaatgatttattgttaattagttctctttatttatttatttccttatttcctttcctcactgggctatttttccctgttggaacccctgggcttatagcatcttgcttttccaactagggttgtagcttggataataataataataataataataatattagctaagctataaccatagttggaaaaacaggatgctataagcccaagggctccaacaaggaaaaatagcccagtgagggaagaaaataagaaaataaataaatgatatgagaaataataaacaaataaaattaattatcttaaaaatagtaacaataacaaaatggatatttcatatataaacaataagaagacttatgtcaacctgttaaacataaaaaacatttgctgcaagtttgaacttttgaagttctattgattcaactacccgattacgaagatcattccaaaactcgGTCACAGCTTCGGCTCCTTGTTGGCTGCTAACATAATGTGACCACAGTCCCGCTTTTCGTCGGGACAGTCCCGCTTTCCGTCGGGACAGTCCCGCTTTTCGTCGGGACAGTCCCGCTTTTCCTCGGGACAGTCCCGCTTTTCGTCGGGACAGTCCCACTTTTCGTCGGGACAGTCCCGCTTTTCGTCGGGACAGTCCCGCTTTTCGTCGGGACAGTCCCGCTTTTCGTCGGGACAGTCCCGCTTTTCGTCGGGACAGTCCCGCTTTTCGTCGGGACAGTCCCGCTTTTCGACGGGACAGTCCCGCTTTTCGTCGGGACAGTCCCGCTTTTCGTCGGGACAGTCCCGCTTTTTCATCTGTCCTGCTTTTTCAAAGTTATTGGAATGCccgcttttattttacttttgtgggTTTTGTTCCGCTTAGTTCACGTTTGTCCCGGTTTTTGTGGAATAATAACAAAACGTTCCTCATTAATGGAATagtattaatattttgttttattttgtcatTCCAGTGAACAGTATGAATATTAAAggtgagaaaaataaatgttttggattgattctttgatatatatatatatatatatatatatatatatatatatatatatatatatatatatatatatatatatatatatatatatgtatatatatatatatatatatatatgtatatatatatatatatatatatgcatgtgtgtatgtctgtgtatatatatacatatatatatatatatatatatatatatatatatatatatatatatatatatatatatatatatatatatatatatatgcacgtgtgtatgtctgtgtatatatatatatatatatatatatatatatatatatatatatatatatatgtatatatatgtatatatatatatatatatatatatatatatattatatacatatatatatatatatatatatatatatatgcatgtgtgtatgtctgtgtgtatgtatatatatatatatatatatatatatatatatatatatatatatatatatatatatatatattatat encodes the following:
- the LOC137648766 gene encoding zonadhesin-like; translated protein: MKKRDCPDEKRDCPDEKRDCPVEKRDCPDEKRDCPDEKRDCPDEKRDCPDEKRDCPDEKRDCPDEKWDCPDEKRDCPEEKRDCPDEKRDCPDGKRDCPDEKRDCGHIMLAANKEPKL